A window of Xyrauchen texanus isolate HMW12.3.18 chromosome 10, RBS_HiC_50CHRs, whole genome shotgun sequence contains these coding sequences:
- the LOC127650641 gene encoding RT1 class I histocompatibility antigen, AA alpha chain-like: MIIILFTLFFIIFYSVCALKVKCEKHSLQYEYTALSTPDTFSGSLFSAVSVCDDRQISHYSHEEQDWKKSEIWRDVPELHETRDWFLHQVNILSNCTNSKCSELHVLQRRAGCEVEKLPDGAIKNLKGFDEYHYDGEDFIAFNFNTTQWINKNPKAKETKLKWDRQTTENQIIKDQLKNCMNWISTFNNTQITLPDVEVFAVESPQDQNKLILICLATGFYPKHLEMNMMLNGIKLDHVNSSGIRPNGDETFQLRISVEIHRNEEEGFECHVNHISVKEPVISEWDGKCSNCSETSRTYSITIIVAAVAVTVFMNVIYINIHKRKRSNGEFK; the protein is encoded by the exons ATGATTATTATACTCTTTACtctgttttttataattttttactcaGTGTGTGCACTCAAAGTCAAGTGTG AAAAACACTCACTCCAGTATGAGTACACCGCCCTTTCCACACCGGACACATTCTCTGGATCTTTGTTCAGTGCTGTTAGTGTGTGTGATGATAGACAGATCTCCCACTACAGTCATGAAGAACAAGACTGGAAGAAATCAGAAATCTGGAGAGATGTTCCTGAACTACATGAGACTAGAGACTGGTTTCTACATCAGGTTAATATTCTGTCAAACTGCACAAACTCCAAATGTTCTG AGCTTCATGTACTTCAGAGAAGAGCTGGATGTGAGGTGGAGAAACTTCCTGATGGAGCAATCAAGAATCTGAAGGGGTTTGATGAGTATCATTATGATGGAGAAGATTTTATTGCCTTTAATTTTAACACAACACAGTGGATCAATAAAAATCCCAAagccaaagaaacaaaactgaaGTGGGACCGTCAAACAACAGAAAACCAAATCATCAAGGATCAACTCAAAAACTGCATGAACTGGATCTCCACATTTAATAATACTCAAATAA CTCTTCCAGATGTTGAGGTGTTTGCTGTTGAATCTCCTCAAGACCAAAACAAGTTGATTCTGATCTGTCTGGCCACTGGTTTCTACCCCAAACACCTGGAGATGAATATGATGTTGAACGGCATTAAACTGGATCATGTAAACTCTTCTGGAATCAGACCAAACGGTGATGAAACCTTTCAGCTGAGAATCAGTGTGGAGATCCACAGAAATGAGGAAGAGGGTTTTGAGTGTCATGTCAATCACATCAGTGTAAAAGAGCCGGTTATATCAGAATGGG ATGGAAAATGCAGTAACTGCAGTGAAACATCTAGAACATATAGTATAACAATCATAGTTGCAGCAGTCGCAGTTACAGTGTTCATGAATGTGATTTATATTAATATCCACAAAAGAAAAAGGTCTAATGGTGAGTTCAAATGA